The proteins below are encoded in one region of Antennarius striatus isolate MH-2024 chromosome 7, ASM4005453v1, whole genome shotgun sequence:
- the LOC137598767 gene encoding desmoglein-2.1-like translates to MQIEGKDDDQQNTINSKIAYSILSQEPAGAGHMFSIDKDTGKLFVKEPTLDRETHDSYKIIIQGADLGGAPGGLTGTGTVNVKVLDINDNIPTLELSEYTGSVDENVHDVVVMRIKSQDKDLIHTDNWLSVFHIVKGNEDNLFSIETDPETNEGILKLIKPVDFEEVQNLELGLLIENVAPFVEGNAVYMDVGIKVGEGDPTSPGAGLGGGGGGVDAGADLDLNIGLDGGLSPGGVVGVGGGAGAEVTPGMHPGAGVKPSTPTKSYPIRIAVNNMPEDPAFRPDTKKIPVSEDPHNQPEDGVIAVFAAVDPDTGKPAEDVSYAKAFDPDNWFTIDEETAEIKLNKLPDRESPYLVNGTYIAKIVAITRDMPVKTATGTIAIQVTDSNDHCPTLTTTRTSLCDDEKTVIVTGFDEDGIPNAAPFKFIIIPEGTRGSWDIEAINDTSAAFHSHDPLWPGVYELQVKVSDAQGLSCPAEEIFTLEVCTCEGDQDCKLATTSSELAAPAIGLLLLALLLLLLIPLLLLFCQCGGANTIFPDKFSDLPFEAKEHLISYHTEGRGEDKELPLQSIPIMFGNQKNVEMGAAANFKTVSSNINEAHQGASVYNGSVQKFRETSQSLMETDNNYRFSRESFIYGNAGGLVNRLTLGAQRATDIYDDMALPDSFLNEYYSQKAGRAVLAMDGLLTYEYEGQGSPAGSVGCCSLLESDNSLQFLSDLEPKFKTLAQICLPPTSTPSFSTTQKETGSDSVETVVEPKVERRLEMSHTNIQTEKAVSTTNTSKSSVSTALTPPMLPEPKVTNINRSSKINQFATLPHQAPTMVLQQQPVYYTTSLQPIQYLVQPQLQNMVLMAEGTHKANIPDMYVVMEAPSPTSGLVISGHQSPSSGLVVSGPQSPSSGLVVSGPQSPSSGLVISGPQSPSSRFIISGPPIPSSGIVMSGQVVQSADRAKVPSSPTSLVSSTILRTVSPSVSPGSIPEGWKVVGSNPDGNYILVKNKGSETEGVDPGSSAGSLTQDAILVKEAAPPQGVLGPAAQGSVYTVMPEHTVVSVSTILEQTLDEQPGQKGLGLGSVEQSRIGTEPFIAINPGVSQTEILQARLNPVESTPVDVIQIQRTSPLEQDVNQTNLPKEDKNINVPQRITAEKILPLSDADDLVNTDEESEETATFSQGKEATSMSDHNNGYHMYSEEENTAEQGAALMREEVLEEVKPVQLSTVECPEVESSEVGFELLSSKVPEDQSETEPNEDVSPADDIAPEEITKQITGSLDDVQPDEKMKEISTVLAEQEQPLEPEVGDHTVDVESSSTPPNEVSIDSVQESEEGSIPDQQTPPKLQVSDVDECDEISNAADAEVNGSIQCGNTVPTGQDKIDLDNSNVKSASDETIQTQGFTVSTLETSVDTAEDRGEEDDQQNPTAGLDVVKERVESDEASINDGEEEEITVQEGVQSFSGSNDLDEDPDEQDALSTSSEMKEKCISVDGSTDEEEAESTVEKMESEASHDVGLLDQNDQDSENENASSTSSQADDSMSISEKESVDEVESSSPQTEENRGLEAASGKLSSSEAQLVSQDNTRDGANEEDIVEEDISPVQ, encoded by the exons ATGCAGATCGAGGGGAAAGATGATGATCAGCAAAATACAATCAATTCAAAGATTGCCTACAGCATCCTCAGTCAGGAACCAGCAGGTGCAGGTCATATGTTCTCTATTGACAAAGACACTGGCAAACTGTTTGTCAAGGAACCCACATTGGATAGAGAG ACCCATGACTCCTACAAGATAATTATACAGGGGGCTGACTTGGGAGGGGCTCCAGGGGGTCTTACAGGGACAGGAACTGTGAATGTCAAGGTCCTGGACATCAATGACAACATCCCCACTTTGGAACTTTCtgag TACACTGGCTCAGTGGATGAAAATGTTCATGATGTAGTTGTGATGAGAATCAAATCCCAAGACAAGGATCTCATACACACTGACAACTGGCTGAGCGTCTTTCATATTGTTAAAGGAAATGAGGACAATCTCTTCTCTATTGAAACAGACCCAGAGACCAATGAAGGCATCCTGAAACTGATCAAG CCTGTGGATTTTGAAGAAGTCCAGAACCTTGAGCTTGGCCTACTAATTGAGAATGTTGCTCCTTTTGTGGAAGGCAATGCTGTATATATGGATGTGGGCATTAAGGTAGGAGAGGGAGATCCAACGAGTCCTGGAGCTGGcctgggtggaggaggtggaggagtggaTGCAGGTGCGGATTTAGATTTGAATATAGGACTTGATGGAGGACTAAGCCCTGGAGGTGTTGTTGGAGTTGGAGGTGGAGCAGGTGCTGAAGTAACACCAGGAATGCATCCTGGAGCAGGGGTGAAACCAAGTACACCAACAAAAAGCTATCCCATTCGGATAGCAGTGAATAACATGCCAGAGGATCCAGCATTCCGACCTGACACCAAGAAAATCCCTGTATCAGAGGATCCACATAATCAACCTGAAGATGGTGTGATCGCAGTGTTTGCTGCTGTCGATCCGGACACAGGAAAACCAGCTGAAGATGTCAG TTATGCCAAAGCATTTGATCCAGATAACTGGTTTACCATCGATGAAGAGACGGCTGAGATTAAACTGAACAAGTTACCAGACAGAGAGTCACCATACTTAGTGAACGGGACCTACATTGCCAAGATTGTGGCCATAACCAGAG ACATGCCTGTGAAGACAGCCACGGGAACAATCGCAATTCAAGTCACTGACTCCAATGATCACTGTCCCACCCTGACCACCACTCGCACCAGTCTGTGCGATGATGAAAAAACTGTTATTGTCACTGGCTTTGATGAGGATGGTATCCCAAACGCTGCTCCATTCAAGTTCATAATCATACCTGAAGGGACACGAGGTAGTTGGGACATAGAAGCTATTAATG ATACCAGTGCTGCTTTTCACTCTCATGACCCTCTGTGGCCCGGCGTATATGAGCTGCAGGTGAAAGTGTCGGACGCTCAAGGTCTCTCTTGCCCGGCTGAAGAGATTTTTACTTTGGAGGTTTGCACCTGTGAGGGAGATCAAGATTGCAAATTAGCGACTACTTCATCTGAACTGGCGGCCCCGGCCATCGGCCTGTTGTTGTTGGCACTGCTATTACTGCTGC TTATCCCTCTTCTCTTGCTGTTCTGTCAGTGTGGAGGGGCAAACACTATTTTTCCTGACAAATTTAGTGATCTGCCATTCGAGGCCAAAGAGCATTTAATATCCTACCACACTGAGGGTAGAGGTGAGGATAAG GAACTGCCACTCCAAAGTATCCCAATCATGTTTGGTAACCAAAAGAACGTTGAGATGGGAGCAGCAGCAAACTTCAAAACCGTTTCTTCAAACATCAACGAAGCCCACCAAGGGGCTTCAGTCTATAATGGATCTGTACAGAAATTTCGAGAAACCAGCCAATCCTTGATGGAAACTGACAATAACTACAGATTTTCAAGGGAATCCTTTATCTATGGCAATGCTGGTGGTTTAGTCAACAGGCTAACACTTGGTGCCCAACGTGCTACAGACATTTATGATGATATGGCCCTCCCTGACTCTTTTCTCAATGAATATTACTCACAG aaAGCAGGACGTGCAGTATTAGCGATGGATGGTCTGCTGACGTATGAATATGAGGGGCAGGGCTCTCCCGCCGGCTCAGTGGGCTGCTGCAGCCTCCTGGAGTCGGACAACAGCCTGCAGTTCCTCAGTGACCTTGAGCCAAAGTTCAAAACTCTGGCTCAGATCTGTTTGCCTCCAACGTCAACACCCAGTTTCTCCACAACACAGAAAGAAACCGGCAGTGATTCTGTTGAAACAGTTGTTGAGCCCAAAGTTGAGCGAAGATTGGAGATGAGTCATACTAATATCCAGACAGAGAAAGCTGTGTCAACTACAAATACTTCTAAATCATCTGTTAGCACCGCCTTAACGCCGCCGATGCTTCCTGAACCGAAGGTTACTAATATCAACCGTTCCTCCAAAATAAATCAGTTTGCTACTTTGCCTCATCAGGCCCCGACAATGGTCCTACAGCAGCAGCCAGTATATTACACTACCAGTCTACAGCCCATTCAGTATTTAGTCCAACCACAACTTCAGAACATGGTTCTGATGGCAGAGGGGACGCATAAAGCCAATATTCCAGACATGTATGTTGTCATGGAGGCCCCAAGTCCTACTTCTGGACTTGTAATCAGTGGACACCAGAGTCCTTCTTCTGGACTTGTAGTCAGTGGGCCCCAGAGTCCTTCTTCTGGACTTGTAGTCAGTGGGCCCCAGAGTCCTTCTTCTGGACTTGTCATCAGTGGGCCCCAGAGTCCTTCTTCTCGATTCATAATCAGTGGGCCCCCAATTCCTTCTTCTGGAATTGTAATGAGTGGGCAAGTTGTCCAGAGTGCGGATAGAGCCAAAGTCCCTTCTAGTCCCACCAGTCTAGTTAGCTCAACCATATTGCGAACTGTGAGCCCCAGTGTGTCTCCAGGTTCCATCCCTGAAGGCTGGAAAGTGGTTGGGTCAAATCCTGATGGTAATTATATCTTAGTTAAGAACAAGGGAAGTGAGACAGAGGGGGTAGATCCAGGTTCATCTGCGGGGTCTTTGACCCAAGATGCTATTCTGGTAAAGGAGGCTGCTCCCCCTCAGGGGGTGTTAGGCCCAGCAGCCCAGGGGAGTGTATACACTGTCATGCCAGAACACACTGTGGTTTCAGTTAGTACAATTTTGGAACAAACACTGGATGAGCAGCCTGGGcagaaggggttagggttgggcaGTGTTGAGCAGTCAAGAATCGGAACAGAACCTTTTATTGCAATAAACCCAGGAGTTAGTCAAACTGAAATTTTGCAAGCTAGATTAAATCCGGTTGAGTCTACTCCTGTCGATGTAATTCAGATCCAGAGAACTTCTCCATTAGAACAAGACGTGAACCAAACAAATTTACCAAAAGAAGACAAGAACATAAATGTACCACAAAGGATTACTGCTGAAAAAATCCTTCCTCTATCAGATGCTGATGATTTAGTGAATACAGATGAAGAGAGTGAAGAGACAGCAACATTTTCTCAAGGAAAGGAAGCTACTTCAATGTCAGATCACAACAATGGATATCATATGTATAGTGAAGAGGAAAATACTGCCGAACAAGGAGCAGCTCTTATGAGAGAAGAAGTGCTAGAAGAAGTTAAACCTGTCCAGCTCAGCACAGTTGAATGTCCAGAAGTCGAAAGTTCTGAAGTTGGATTTGAACTTCTATCAAGCAAAGTCCCAGAGGATCAAAGTGAAACAGAACCCAATGAAGATGTCAGTCCTGCAGATGACATTGCTCCAGAAGAGATAACAAAGCAAATTACAGGCTCTCTTGATGATGTCCAGCcagatgagaaaatgaaagaaatttctaCTGTTTTGGCTGAGCAGGAGCAACCATTAGAGCCTGAAGTAGGAGACCATACTGTGGATGTGGAATCATCGTCAACTCCTCCAAATGAGGTTTCAATTGACAGTGTGCAGGAGTCTGAAGAGGGATCAATCCCTGATCAACAAACACCACCAAAACTACAGGTGAGTGATGTAGATGAATGTGATGAAATAAGcaatgctgctgatgctgaagTAAATGGATCAATTCAGTGTGGGAACACTGTTCCAACTGGCCAAGATAAAATAGATTTGGATAATTCAAATGTGAAATCAGCATCAGACGAAACTATACAAACACAAGGCTTTACTGTGTCAACATTAGAGACAAGTGTAGATACAGCAGAGGATCGGGGTGAAGAAGATGATCAACAAAATCCAACAGCAGGACTAGACGTAGTCAAGGAACGGGTTGAGTCAGATGAAGCCAGTATAAatgatggagaggaagaggagataaCTGTACAGGAAGGGGTTCAGAGCTTCAGCGGCTCTAATGACCTTGATGAAGACCCTGATGAACAAGATGCTTTGAGCACCAGttctgaaatgaaagaaaaatgtatttcagttgATGGAAGTACTGACGAAGAGGAAGCTGAGTCTACTGTGGAGAAAATGGAGTCTGAGGCAAGTCATGATGTAGGTTTATTAGATCAAAATGATCAAGACAGTGAAAACGAAAATGCTTCCAGCACAAGTTCCCAAGCAGATGACAGCATGTCAATCAGTGAGAAGGAAAGTGTGGATGAAGTAGAGTCATCTTCACcacaaactgaagaaaacagaGGACTAGAAGCTGCATCAGGAAAACTTTCTTCGTCAGAAGCTCAGCTCGTATCACAAGACAACACAAGGGATGGAGCAAATGAAGAGGACATTGTGGAGGAGGATATTTCTCCTGTACAGTGA